In Streptomyces sp. NBC_00414, a single window of DNA contains:
- the pgm gene encoding phosphoglucomutase (alpha-D-glucose-1,6-bisphosphate-dependent) — MQDARAGQVAGPGDLVDVARLVTAYYALHPDPAEPGQRVAFGTSGHRGSSLTTAFNEDHIAATSQAICEYRSAQGTDGPLFLGADTHALSEPARVTALEVFAANDVSVLIDQADGYTPTPAVSHAILTHNLGRTSGLADGVVVTPSHNPPADGGFKYNPPNGGPAGSEATSWIQDRANEIITAGMKDVRRIPYTRALAAPGTGRHDFLGTYVADLPNVLDLDAIRSAGVRIGADPLGGASVAYWGRIAEQHRLDLTVVNPLADPTWRFMTLDWDGKIRMDCSSPYAMASLIEQRDRFDIATGNDADADRHGIVTPDGGLLNPNHYLAVAISYLFSHRKEWPAEAGIGKTLVSSGMIDRVAADVGRKLVEVPVGFKWFVDGLSDGTLGFGGEESAGASFLRRDGSVWTTDKDGIILALLASEITAVTGKTPSQHYAQLTDRFGAPAYARIDAPASREEKALLAKLSPRQVTADTLAGEPVTSVLTEAPGNGAALGGVKVSTANAWFAARPSGTEDVYKIYAESFSGPEHLRQIQEEARSMVLAALNT, encoded by the coding sequence ATGCAGGACGCGCGAGCAGGGCAGGTCGCAGGACCCGGGGATCTCGTCGACGTGGCACGCCTGGTCACGGCGTACTACGCGCTGCACCCCGACCCGGCCGAGCCCGGGCAGCGGGTGGCGTTCGGCACCTCGGGACACCGCGGCTCGTCCCTCACGACGGCGTTCAACGAGGACCACATCGCGGCCACCAGCCAGGCCATCTGCGAGTACCGCAGCGCGCAGGGCACCGACGGCCCTCTCTTCCTGGGCGCCGACACCCACGCCCTGTCCGAGCCCGCGCGGGTCACGGCACTGGAGGTGTTCGCCGCCAACGACGTGAGCGTCCTCATCGACCAGGCCGACGGCTACACGCCCACCCCGGCTGTCTCGCACGCCATCCTCACCCACAACCTGGGCCGCACCTCCGGCCTCGCCGACGGTGTGGTGGTCACCCCCTCGCACAACCCGCCCGCCGACGGCGGCTTCAAGTACAACCCCCCGAACGGCGGACCGGCCGGCTCCGAGGCGACCTCCTGGATCCAGGACCGCGCCAACGAGATCATCACCGCGGGCATGAAGGACGTACGGCGCATCCCCTACACCCGCGCCCTGGCCGCGCCCGGCACCGGGCGCCACGACTTCCTGGGCACGTACGTGGCAGACCTGCCGAACGTGCTGGACCTGGACGCGATCCGGTCCGCCGGCGTACGGATCGGCGCCGATCCGCTGGGCGGCGCCTCGGTCGCCTACTGGGGCCGGATCGCCGAACAGCACCGGCTCGATCTGACGGTGGTCAACCCCCTCGCCGACCCCACCTGGCGTTTCATGACGCTCGACTGGGACGGCAAGATCCGGATGGACTGCTCCTCGCCGTACGCCATGGCCTCGCTCATCGAGCAGCGCGACCGGTTCGACATCGCCACCGGCAACGACGCCGACGCGGACCGGCACGGCATCGTCACCCCTGACGGCGGCCTGCTGAACCCCAATCACTACCTGGCCGTGGCGATCTCCTACCTGTTCTCGCACCGCAAGGAGTGGCCCGCCGAGGCCGGGATCGGCAAGACCCTGGTGTCGTCCGGCATGATCGACCGGGTCGCGGCGGACGTCGGCCGGAAACTGGTCGAAGTCCCGGTCGGATTCAAGTGGTTCGTGGACGGCCTGTCCGACGGGACGCTCGGCTTCGGCGGCGAGGAATCGGCGGGAGCGTCGTTCCTGCGCCGCGACGGCTCGGTGTGGACCACCGACAAGGACGGCATCATCCTGGCCCTGCTCGCCTCCGAGATCACGGCCGTCACCGGCAAGACGCCCTCGCAGCACTACGCGCAGCTCACCGACCGTTTCGGTGCCCCCGCCTACGCGCGCATCGACGCCCCGGCCTCCCGCGAGGAGAAGGCGCTGCTCGCGAAGCTGTCGCCGCGTCAGGTCACCGCCGACACCCTGGCGGGCGAGCCGGTCACCTCGGTCCTCACCGAGGCCCCCGGCAACGGCGCCGCCCTCGGCGGGGTCAAGGTCTCCACCGCCAACGCCTGGTTCGCGGCCCGCCCTTCGGGCACCGAGGACGTCTACAAGATCTACGCGGAGTCCTTCAGCGGGCCGGAGCACCTGCGGCAGATCCAGGAGGAGGCCAGGTCCATGGTGCTCGCGGCCCTGAACACCTGA
- a CDS encoding CHRD domain-containing protein, whose amino-acid sequence MIAVSAVAGALLLTACNGEDAATSAGAEAGSGHASSGTEHAGAEGGGAQGVGRWEKNKGDAAFFGSVLTGADEVPVEGGPAVGDKDGHALALMRIQGDQVSYAFTFTGIQTPTLGHLHKGVKGVNGDVKIPFFTKKLEDGKKFVYGTVTVADKDLLEGIKANPGNWYFNIHTGEFPGGAVRGQGYKLPSGVHVPDTMNEDTLTAVLQDK is encoded by the coding sequence ATGATCGCCGTATCCGCCGTCGCCGGTGCGCTTCTGCTGACCGCCTGCAACGGCGAGGACGCCGCGACCAGCGCCGGCGCCGAGGCGGGCAGCGGGCACGCGTCTTCCGGTACGGAGCACGCCGGCGCCGAGGGCGGAGGTGCGCAGGGCGTGGGCCGGTGGGAGAAGAACAAGGGGGACGCGGCCTTCTTCGGCTCGGTCCTCACCGGTGCCGACGAGGTCCCGGTCGAGGGCGGTCCGGCGGTGGGGGACAAGGACGGGCACGCGCTGGCCCTGATGCGGATCCAGGGAGACCAGGTCTCCTACGCGTTCACCTTCACCGGAATCCAGACGCCGACCCTGGGCCACCTCCACAAGGGCGTCAAGGGTGTCAACGGCGATGTGAAGATCCCGTTCTTCACGAAGAAGCTGGAGGACGGCAAGAAGTTCGTCTACGGCACGGTCACCGTGGCTGACAAGGACTTGCTGGAAGGCATCAAGGCCAATCCCGGGAACTGGTACTTCAACATCCACACCGGCGAGTTCCCCGGCGGCGCCGTGCGCGGCCAGGGCTACAAGCTCCCTTCCGGCGTGCACGTCCCCGACACCATGAACGAGGACACCCTCACCGCCGTCCTCCAGGACAAGTAG
- a CDS encoding outer membrane protein assembly factor BamB family protein, protein MDLGGSYWWSALACGSGRLYAQNHDGVLTAFDPATGKKIWTVELPGQYSFTSPPTFAAGVVYTGGAGSGGTLYAVDAASGAVLWTRSVANGDNSSPAVTANGVYVSYACEQTYAFGPESGDPIWHHDTECSGGGGRTPVVADGGVWVRDDAGMTPTVLDATDGAVRGTYEAANWSPAPAFDGRQGYFVDDGVLQERHSRTLATRWKFEGDGRISTAPIVVNGYVYVGSLSGRLWALNGATGQSVWSTDVGAPINEPDEHNVSEPLTGLGAGGGLVVVPATDLLVAYGQ, encoded by the coding sequence GTGGACCTGGGTGGCAGCTACTGGTGGTCCGCGCTCGCCTGCGGAAGCGGCCGGCTCTACGCCCAGAACCACGACGGCGTGCTGACCGCGTTCGACCCGGCCACCGGGAAGAAGATCTGGACCGTCGAGCTGCCTGGGCAGTACTCCTTCACCTCGCCGCCCACCTTCGCCGCCGGCGTGGTGTACACGGGCGGCGCCGGCTCGGGCGGCACCTTGTACGCGGTGGACGCTGCCAGCGGTGCGGTGCTCTGGACCCGGTCGGTCGCGAACGGGGACAACAGCTCGCCCGCCGTCACGGCCAACGGGGTCTACGTCTCGTACGCCTGCGAGCAGACGTATGCCTTCGGTCCCGAGTCGGGCGACCCGATCTGGCACCACGACACGGAGTGCTCCGGCGGCGGGGGCCGTACCCCCGTTGTCGCCGACGGCGGTGTCTGGGTTCGCGACGATGCCGGGATGACCCCCACGGTCCTCGACGCCACCGACGGTGCGGTACGCGGCACCTACGAGGCCGCGAACTGGTCGCCCGCGCCGGCCTTCGACGGCCGGCAGGGCTACTTCGTCGACGACGGTGTCCTTCAGGAGCGGCACAGCCGCACTCTGGCCACCCGCTGGAAGTTCGAGGGCGACGGCCGGATCAGCACGGCGCCGATCGTCGTCAACGGCTACGTCTACGTCGGCTCGCTCAGCGGTCGGCTGTGGGCGCTCAACGGCGCCACCGGCCAGTCCGTCTGGTCCACCGACGTCGGCGCGCCGATCAACGAGCCCGACGAGCACAACGTGTCCGAGCCGCTGACCGGTCTCGGTGCGGGCGGCGGGCTGGTGGTGGTTCCGGCCACCGACCTGCTGGTCGCGTACGGGCAGTGA
- a CDS encoding RNA polymerase sigma factor, with the protein MSTPIPAGTARTDEGFDAAFSELLPRLYRRSSQLTGGSTQAAEDAVHDTYLKLSARPRAFLDHPEPYAYAFRALLSVIRDRGRRERRLVPTAEVDPSGAAGWDGGVERRAAELDVLELLTELTPRQAGSVILVDLDGHTLDQAARILGVHRGTVARSRSRALDRLRNRIQERARREG; encoded by the coding sequence ATGAGCACACCGATCCCGGCCGGCACCGCGCGCACGGACGAGGGTTTCGACGCGGCGTTCAGCGAACTGCTGCCCCGCCTGTACCGGAGGTCCTCGCAGCTGACGGGCGGCAGCACGCAGGCCGCCGAGGACGCCGTTCACGACACCTATCTCAAACTGTCCGCCCGCCCGCGGGCCTTCCTGGACCATCCGGAGCCGTACGCCTACGCGTTCCGCGCGCTGCTCAGTGTCATCCGCGACCGCGGGCGGCGCGAGCGCAGGCTCGTACCGACGGCCGAGGTCGACCCGTCCGGTGCCGCGGGGTGGGACGGCGGAGTGGAGCGGCGGGCGGCGGAGCTGGACGTGCTGGAACTCCTGACGGAGCTGACCCCGAGGCAGGCGGGATCGGTGATCCTGGTGGACCTCGACGGGCACACCCTGGACCAGGCGGCCCGCATCCTCGGGGTGCACCGCGGGACGGTCGCCCGCAGCCGGTCCCGCGCCCTGGACCGCCTCCGCAACCGGATCCAGGAACGGGCGCGGCGGGAGGGGTAG
- a CDS encoding DUF4185 domain-containing protein: MHDGVSDGSPHTPDSPHTPRTAVPRPVHLSRATFLRASTVGAADLAGASLLGRSAYATEPGPATGRPRPVYGTGPLQVTKVADLTGPGITTRFRMEATDLGVPVRVPDGRLMFVFGDTFEEGRVGGGWWRSPTALYGRFGGPGGRVVWTGAVGGRHARQLWPYDHDGPEYTTVLPSDAITIGGTVYLHVMVNKGLGNVVRTEIWRSDDSGSSWTRTGAVFPPGLHGGMFQLLTWALGEDGYVYVLSTGFQRDKPVILHRVRASRLTDPAAYEPWGYSGGGWAWGNPPAPVLDGRFGEMCLRPLGGRWVLTWFDQGGYRIDGLVADHPAADLRGAHRRTLLWGTEWGKEDDTHVAQLYGGYVVPGSTLDDLHLAVSQWNTAKGWPYRVMQFRVRGLGPV, translated from the coding sequence ATGCACGACGGCGTATCCGACGGCAGCCCCCACACCCCCGACTCCCCCCACACCCCTCGGACGGCAGTGCCCCGTCCGGTGCACCTGAGCCGGGCCACGTTCCTCAGAGCCAGCACCGTGGGCGCGGCCGACCTCGCCGGCGCCTCCCTGCTAGGCCGGAGCGCGTACGCGACGGAGCCGGGGCCCGCAACGGGTCGGCCGCGCCCGGTCTACGGAACCGGACCCCTCCAGGTCACCAAGGTCGCCGATCTCACCGGCCCGGGCATCACCACACGGTTCCGGATGGAGGCCACCGACCTGGGTGTGCCGGTCCGGGTGCCCGACGGCAGGCTGATGTTCGTGTTCGGCGACACCTTCGAGGAGGGCCGGGTCGGCGGCGGCTGGTGGCGCTCGCCCACGGCGCTCTACGGGCGCTTCGGCGGGCCGGGCGGCCGGGTGGTCTGGACGGGGGCCGTCGGTGGACGGCACGCCCGCCAGCTGTGGCCGTACGACCACGACGGCCCCGAGTACACCACCGTGCTGCCGTCCGACGCGATCACCATCGGCGGCACCGTGTACCTGCACGTCATGGTGAACAAAGGGCTCGGGAACGTGGTGCGCACCGAGATCTGGCGCTCGGACGACTCGGGGTCGAGCTGGACCCGTACCGGCGCGGTGTTCCCGCCGGGGCTGCACGGCGGCATGTTCCAGCTCCTCACCTGGGCTCTCGGCGAGGACGGGTATGTCTACGTGCTGTCGACGGGCTTCCAGCGCGACAAGCCGGTCATCCTGCACCGGGTCCGCGCGTCCCGGCTGACGGACCCGGCCGCGTACGAGCCGTGGGGGTACTCCGGCGGCGGCTGGGCGTGGGGCAACCCGCCCGCGCCCGTCCTCGACGGTCGGTTCGGCGAGATGTGCCTGCGCCCGCTCGGCGGCCGGTGGGTGCTGACCTGGTTCGACCAGGGCGGCTACCGCATCGACGGTCTCGTGGCCGACCACCCGGCGGCGGACCTGCGCGGCGCCCACCGCCGCACGCTGCTGTGGGGGACCGAGTGGGGCAAGGAGGACGACACCCACGTGGCCCAGCTGTACGGCGGTTATGTCGTCCCGGGGTCCACGCTCGACGACCTCCACCTCGCGGTGAGCCAGTGGAACACCGCGAAGGGCTGGCCCTACCGGGTCATGCAGTTCCGCGTCCGGGGCCTGGGACCCGTCTGA
- a CDS encoding nSTAND1 domain-containing NTPase: MPRGERPLDAAGGPLPEFAGKLRKLREEAGGPTYRILAERAHYSIAALSGAAGGRQLPTLAVTLAYVRACGGDEREWERIWRRTAADCATPAEEESPGSRPLAASAPYVGLAAFQQADADAFFGREKLTGRLVGHLAEKRMLVLFGPSGSGKSSVLRAGLLPRFPGRPVLLMTPGAHPLEECAIHLAARTRTPAGALVADLTADPRNLHRTLRQVLVSPPRSTDSSHPHGADSSRRTDPPLPNPPLPPDPEGELLLVVDQFEEVFTLCASPGERDAFIASLLHVAQVPESRCRVVLAVRSDFYTHCAQYPDLVERLAEAHVPVGPMTTDELRAAIVRPAARGGLTVEGALVTTLTADAQGRPGALPLLSHALLETWHRRRGNALTLAGFRAAGGFEGALAQTAEEFHTRLSDSQQELARRLFLRLVALGEGTEDTRRRVPRTELDAGPDSGFVLEQATRARLLTVDRDHVELTHEVLIGCWPRLGHWLHEDRDRLRLQRRLTEATALWESLDRDPDTLYRGLRLAVARELPRDALTAPERAFLDAGEDAEREQALRVRRRVRRLRRLVAALVVLLVCAVTAVGLALDARLTITAQRNHALALQAADASVDLRTRDRSLAVQVALAAYRLAPAAGTRDGLLSALTVRLADRSDPKDAPGPDGPSPAVHALAVTPDGRTLATSDSRRRIVLWDMRDPRRPVRLSSVGGLVDHAHSLVFGPGGRTLLGIGAEPVIHVWDTSDPRDPEFVSRTATGHRDFVYALAVGPGGRLAATGSYDGTVRLWNVADPGRPRLRSELTGHSRNVKPVAFSPDGRVLASGSDDRTVRLWDVTDPDHVTLICGFEAHRNFVDTLAYSPDGRTLVTGSDDRTARLWDVTDPRRPRPLAQLTGHIDVVNSVTFAPDGRTVVTAAEDGAVQQWDVSDPSHPHLLAQLTSPAGAVTVVRHLAARGALVTAGVDRTAHVWNTDLSSALVDACARVQGVIGRARWSHHFPGLEYLPPCAEGT, encoded by the coding sequence GTGCCACGAGGAGAACGGCCCCTGGACGCGGCGGGCGGCCCGCTGCCGGAATTCGCGGGAAAACTGCGGAAGCTGCGCGAGGAGGCGGGCGGCCCCACTTATCGGATCCTCGCGGAGCGCGCCCACTACTCGATCGCGGCGCTCTCCGGCGCGGCGGGCGGCCGCCAGTTGCCAACGCTGGCGGTGACGCTCGCCTATGTCCGCGCCTGCGGCGGCGACGAGCGGGAATGGGAGCGGATCTGGCGCAGGACGGCAGCCGACTGCGCCACGCCGGCCGAGGAGGAGTCACCCGGCTCCCGGCCCTTGGCGGCGTCCGCGCCCTACGTCGGTCTGGCCGCCTTCCAGCAGGCGGACGCCGACGCGTTCTTCGGCCGCGAGAAGCTCACCGGCCGCCTGGTCGGGCATCTCGCCGAGAAGAGGATGCTCGTGCTGTTCGGTCCTTCGGGTTCCGGAAAGTCCTCGGTCCTGCGCGCCGGTCTGTTACCCCGGTTCCCCGGCCGGCCGGTCCTGTTGATGACTCCGGGCGCGCACCCACTGGAGGAATGCGCGATCCACCTCGCGGCCCGCACCCGTACACCTGCTGGAGCGCTCGTCGCCGACCTCACGGCCGACCCCCGCAATCTCCACCGGACCCTGCGTCAGGTCCTCGTAAGTCCCCCGCGTTCGACGGACTCATCGCATCCGCACGGGGCGGATTCATCACGCCGGACGGATCCACCCCTCCCGAACCCACCCCTCCCACCGGACCCCGAGGGCGAACTCCTCCTCGTCGTGGACCAGTTCGAGGAGGTGTTCACCCTGTGCGCGAGCCCCGGGGAGAGGGATGCCTTCATCGCCTCGCTGCTGCACGTCGCGCAGGTCCCGGAAAGCCGCTGCCGTGTGGTCCTCGCCGTACGGTCCGACTTCTACACGCACTGTGCGCAGTACCCGGACCTCGTCGAGAGGCTGGCCGAGGCTCATGTCCCGGTCGGTCCCATGACCACCGACGAGCTGCGCGCGGCGATCGTCCGGCCCGCCGCGCGTGGCGGGCTGACCGTCGAGGGCGCCCTCGTCACCACGCTCACCGCCGACGCGCAAGGCCGGCCGGGTGCGTTGCCCCTGCTCTCCCACGCCCTCCTGGAGACCTGGCACCGCCGGCGTGGCAACGCCCTCACCCTCGCCGGGTTCCGGGCGGCCGGCGGGTTCGAGGGCGCCCTCGCCCAGACCGCGGAGGAGTTCCACACGCGTCTGAGCGACAGCCAGCAGGAGCTCGCCCGGCGGCTCTTCCTCCGGCTCGTCGCCCTCGGTGAGGGCACCGAGGACACCCGGCGCCGCGTGCCCCGCACCGAGCTCGACGCCGGCCCCGACTCGGGGTTCGTCCTCGAACAGGCCACCCGGGCGCGTCTGTTGACCGTCGACCGGGACCACGTCGAGCTCACCCACGAGGTCCTGATCGGCTGCTGGCCCCGCCTCGGGCACTGGCTGCACGAGGACCGGGACCGGTTACGGCTCCAGCGCAGGCTCACCGAGGCCACCGCCCTCTGGGAGTCGCTGGACCGCGATCCCGACACGCTCTACCGCGGCCTCCGTCTGGCCGTCGCGAGGGAACTGCCGAGGGATGCGCTGACCGCCCCGGAACGCGCCTTCCTCGACGCAGGCGAGGACGCCGAGCGGGAGCAGGCCCTGCGGGTGCGCCGCCGGGTGCGCCGGCTGCGGCGACTGGTCGCGGCGCTCGTGGTGCTGCTGGTCTGCGCGGTCACCGCCGTCGGCCTCGCGCTCGACGCCCGTCTGACGATCACCGCACAGCGCAACCACGCCCTGGCCCTCCAGGCGGCCGACGCCTCGGTGGACCTGCGTACCCGTGACCGGTCCCTGGCGGTGCAGGTCGCCCTGGCCGCGTACCGGCTGGCACCGGCCGCGGGCACCCGGGACGGTCTGCTCAGCGCGCTGACCGTCCGGCTGGCCGACCGCTCGGATCCGAAGGACGCGCCCGGGCCGGACGGCCCCTCCCCGGCGGTGCACGCCCTGGCGGTCACCCCCGACGGCCGTACTCTCGCGACCTCCGACTCCCGGCGCAGGATCGTGCTCTGGGACATGCGGGACCCGCGGCGGCCGGTCCGGCTGTCCTCCGTCGGCGGCCTCGTCGACCACGCCCACTCGCTGGTCTTCGGCCCCGGTGGCCGCACTCTCCTGGGCATCGGCGCCGAGCCCGTGATCCATGTGTGGGACACCAGTGATCCCCGAGACCCCGAGTTCGTGTCGCGGACCGCGACGGGGCATCGCGACTTCGTCTACGCCCTCGCTGTCGGACCGGGCGGCCGGCTGGCCGCCACCGGCAGCTACGACGGCACCGTCCGCCTGTGGAACGTCGCCGACCCGGGCCGCCCCCGCTTGAGGTCCGAACTGACCGGCCACTCCCGCAACGTCAAACCGGTGGCCTTCAGCCCGGACGGCCGCGTGCTCGCCTCGGGCTCCGACGACCGGACCGTACGTCTGTGGGACGTCACCGACCCGGACCATGTCACCCTGATCTGCGGCTTCGAGGCCCACCGCAACTTCGTCGACACCCTCGCCTACAGTCCCGACGGCCGCACGCTCGTCACCGGAAGCGACGACCGCACGGCACGCCTGTGGGACGTGACCGACCCCCGCCGCCCGCGTCCTCTGGCACAGCTCACCGGCCATATCGACGTGGTGAACAGCGTGACCTTCGCACCCGACGGACGGACGGTCGTCACGGCCGCGGAGGACGGGGCGGTACAGCAGTGGGACGTGAGCGACCCCTCCCACCCACATCTGCTGGCCCAGCTGACCAGTCCGGCGGGCGCGGTCACCGTCGTACGCCATCTCGCGGCACGCGGCGCGCTGGTCACGGCGGGCGTCGACCGTACGGCCCACGTCTGGAACACCGACCTGTCCTCCGCGCTCGTCGACGCCTGCGCACGGGTGCAGGGGGTGATCGGCCGGGCCCGGTGGTCCCACCACTTTCCGGGACTGGAGTACCTGCCGCCCTGCGCCGAGGGCACGTGA
- a CDS encoding family 43 glycosylhydrolase — protein MTVRSTGYVANFWAKSWATLLVGGLVAMFSPSTAVAAPDYPTAEAGNPFVDGWYADPDVAVYDGKYWVYPTASKTYAEQTYLDAFSSTDLVHWTKHSNVLKTADVSWAKYAVWAPAPVERNGKYYLYFAANDIQNNSELGGIGVAVADRPEGPYKDALGKPLISQFHNGAQPIDQDVFIDDDGQAYMYYGGWHHSNVVKLNPDMTSLGTFDDGTTYKEITPENFTEGSYMFKRNGKYYFMWSEGGWTGPDYSVSYAMSDSPTGPFRKIDKVLAQDPAVAKGSGHNSVVNVPGTDIWYIVYHRRPLGETDGNHRQLAYDRLYFNADGTIRRVAMQVKDNFADDNALGWKTYGGTWSASGGRYRVGRDLGGKALLDTNFADFTYDADVSVTSGGGDAGLTFRVSGPSVGWDSYAGYYAGISPSGKVVLGRANGSWTELASARTAVSSGSTYRMRVTAVGSSIKVYVGDMTTPKISVSDGTYRSGANGVRVFDTAASFDNVAVAPAG, from the coding sequence GTGACTGTCCGATCGACCGGGTACGTCGCCAATTTCTGGGCCAAGTCCTGGGCCACGCTGCTGGTCGGCGGCCTCGTGGCGATGTTCTCGCCCTCGACCGCCGTCGCGGCGCCCGACTACCCGACCGCCGAGGCGGGCAACCCCTTCGTCGACGGCTGGTACGCGGACCCCGACGTCGCGGTCTACGACGGCAAGTACTGGGTCTATCCCACGGCGTCGAAGACCTACGCCGAGCAGACCTACCTCGACGCGTTCTCCTCCACCGACCTGGTGCACTGGACCAAGCACAGCAACGTCCTGAAGACGGCGGACGTCTCCTGGGCCAAGTACGCGGTCTGGGCCCCGGCGCCGGTCGAACGGAACGGCAAGTACTACCTGTACTTCGCCGCGAACGACATCCAGAACAACTCCGAGCTCGGCGGGATCGGCGTGGCCGTCGCCGACCGCCCCGAGGGCCCCTACAAGGACGCCCTCGGCAAGCCGCTGATCTCGCAGTTCCACAACGGGGCCCAGCCGATCGACCAGGACGTCTTCATCGACGACGACGGCCAGGCGTACATGTACTACGGCGGCTGGCACCACTCCAACGTCGTCAAGCTCAACCCGGACATGACCAGTCTGGGCACGTTCGACGACGGAACCACCTACAAGGAGATCACCCCCGAGAACTTCACCGAGGGCTCCTACATGTTCAAGCGCAACGGCAAGTACTACTTCATGTGGTCGGAGGGCGGCTGGACCGGCCCCGACTACTCGGTGTCGTACGCGATGTCCGACTCGCCGACCGGACCCTTCAGGAAGATCGACAAAGTACTCGCCCAGGATCCGGCGGTCGCCAAGGGCTCCGGCCACAACTCCGTCGTCAACGTGCCGGGCACCGACATCTGGTACATCGTCTACCACCGTCGTCCGCTCGGTGAGACCGACGGCAACCATCGCCAACTGGCCTACGACCGCCTGTACTTCAACGCTGACGGCACCATTCGGCGTGTCGCGATGCAGGTGAAGGACAACTTCGCCGACGACAACGCGCTGGGCTGGAAGACGTACGGCGGGACGTGGTCCGCCAGCGGCGGACGGTACCGGGTGGGGCGCGACCTGGGTGGCAAGGCGCTGCTCGACACGAACTTCGCCGACTTCACCTACGACGCCGACGTCAGCGTCACCTCGGGCGGCGGGGACGCGGGGCTGACGTTCAGGGTGAGCGGGCCGTCGGTCGGCTGGGACAGCTATGCGGGCTACTACGCGGGCATCAGCCCGAGCGGCAAGGTGGTCCTCGGCCGGGCGAACGGCTCCTGGACCGAGCTGGCGAGTGCCCGCACGGCCGTCAGCTCCGGCTCGACCTACCGGATGCGAGTCACCGCCGTCGGCTCCTCGATCAAGGTGTACGTCGGCGACATGACGACACCCAAGATCTCCGTCAGTGACGGCACCTACCGCAGCGGCGCGAACGGCGTGCGGGTCTTCGACACCGCGGCCAGCTTCGACAATGTGGCCGTCGCGCCCGCAGGGTGA
- a CDS encoding TetR/AcrR family transcriptional regulator, translating to MVDGSGRGRPRSESARAAVLHAVDDLLVEVGYAALTMKGIAERAGVGRQTVYRWWSNKAEVLYEASAIDARHELSVSLGDDPRKDLKAYLDALVTFLSRSDAGTAYRALMGEAQHDADVAALLASRDILGESAAEVVEAARKSSGTTLSLEQATALLIGPPFFHILSGRSADGIDTELLAEQFVRTLNHPGA from the coding sequence ATGGTGGATGGAAGCGGCCGCGGACGGCCCCGCAGTGAAAGCGCACGCGCCGCCGTGCTGCACGCCGTCGACGACCTCCTGGTCGAGGTCGGGTACGCGGCCCTGACGATGAAGGGCATCGCCGAGCGGGCGGGTGTGGGCCGTCAGACCGTGTACCGATGGTGGTCGAACAAGGCGGAGGTCCTATACGAGGCCAGCGCCATCGACGCCCGGCACGAGCTGTCCGTGTCCCTCGGCGACGACCCCCGCAAGGACCTCAAGGCGTACCTCGACGCCCTCGTCACCTTCTTGTCCCGCTCCGACGCGGGCACGGCCTACCGTGCCCTCATGGGGGAGGCGCAGCACGACGCGGACGTCGCCGCGCTGCTCGCCTCCCGCGACATCCTGGGCGAGAGCGCCGCGGAGGTGGTTGAGGCGGCGCGGAAGTCGAGCGGCACCACCCTCTCGCTCGAACAGGCGACGGCACTCCTGATCGGCCCGCCCTTCTTCCACATCCTGTCCGGGCGCAGCGCGGACGGCATCGACACCGAACTGCTCGCGGAGCAGTTCGTGCGCACCCTGAACCATCCGGGGGCGTGA